From Streptomyces sp. NBC_01754, a single genomic window includes:
- a CDS encoding polymorphic toxin type 44 domain-containing protein, with translation MLSYQEVVTTDLSVLTKAAEKWETMAADLAKVGKRYGETVQKITLGQNWHGLSVEAAHTKFATTRREYKSAQTEAKSVAKILRDAHTGFVDLKKKVESARDDAVAAGMAVSAAGRATFDFTRLKDPSQEHALRHDPDLKGVEESWTSHIASAVRAVDEFDKAVKQALEGVVVDGNLLDGTVGGFNATTRPVIPPTGQERSEQKFTDAEKWIFEEMKRNAKSDTVGNIKALLDEPEWYEFSRNYGSDINAAMVMWGVKVAPGQDWDHKPQLQQRYDLQTIDDYYFKQPGTNREVFYDIYSNVHYGYVGRAAGFDTDTLIQGASLGETVLTGDDDQGDQITMRVGIDLYEKYGDDLTEKQLRQGINDAMDQMEQAQRNGEDVPQVRTRK, from the coding sequence GTGCTGTCGTATCAGGAAGTCGTGACGACCGATCTCAGTGTTCTGACGAAGGCTGCCGAGAAATGGGAAACCATGGCCGCCGATCTCGCGAAGGTCGGGAAGCGCTACGGGGAGACCGTCCAGAAGATCACGCTGGGGCAGAACTGGCATGGGCTCAGCGTGGAAGCGGCGCACACGAAGTTCGCGACGACCCGACGCGAGTACAAGTCCGCGCAAACTGAGGCAAAGTCGGTCGCCAAGATCCTGAGAGACGCGCACACCGGTTTCGTGGACCTGAAGAAGAAGGTCGAATCGGCCCGGGACGACGCCGTGGCCGCTGGTATGGCGGTCTCGGCAGCAGGACGGGCCACCTTCGACTTCACACGCCTCAAGGATCCGTCGCAGGAACATGCCCTGCGCCACGACCCGGACCTGAAAGGGGTGGAGGAGTCCTGGACCTCACACATCGCTTCAGCGGTACGTGCCGTGGACGAGTTCGACAAGGCCGTCAAGCAGGCGCTCGAAGGCGTGGTTGTGGACGGAAACCTGCTTGACGGCACGGTCGGAGGCTTCAACGCCACCACCAGGCCCGTCATCCCCCCGACAGGTCAGGAGCGCAGCGAGCAGAAGTTCACCGACGCGGAAAAGTGGATCTTTGAGGAGATGAAGCGGAACGCGAAGTCGGACACCGTCGGCAACATAAAGGCCCTGCTTGATGAGCCGGAATGGTATGAGTTCAGCCGGAATTACGGTTCGGACATCAACGCCGCGATGGTGATGTGGGGTGTGAAGGTGGCCCCGGGCCAGGACTGGGACCACAAACCTCAGCTCCAACAGCGGTACGACCTCCAGACGATCGACGACTACTACTTCAAGCAGCCCGGAACGAACCGCGAAGTCTTCTACGACATCTACTCCAACGTGCACTACGGATACGTCGGCCGGGCCGCAGGCTTCGACACGGACACCCTGATTCAGGGCGCCTCCCTCGGAGAAACGGTGCTCACGGGAGACGACGACCAAGGCGATCAGATCACGATGCGAGTGGGGATCGACCTCTACGAGAAGTACGGTGACGACCTGACCGAGAAACAGCTCCGGCAAGGAATCAACGACGCGATGGATCAGATGGAGCAAGCGCAGCGCAACGGCGAGGACGTTCCGCAGGTCAGGACCCGGAAGTGA
- a CDS encoding GNAT family N-acetyltransferase encodes MDIASLLPLTTSRLSLRLFTPGDADDLYAYQSLPSVARYLYRPTHTRERSEQVAAERAAQTAWRADGDKLALAVCRRDEPGVLGEVSLTLADVRAAQAEIGWTLDPSHEGHGYATEAAAALAGFAFDTLGVHRLYARLDVENTGSVRVCERLRMRREAHLVENDLDGDRWGSEYIYAALSADLGSRSGEGLYGERCNSRAGSDS; translated from the coding sequence ATGGACATCGCTTCGCTGCTGCCGTTGACCACGTCCCGGTTGTCGCTGCGTCTGTTCACTCCCGGCGACGCCGACGACCTGTACGCCTACCAGAGCCTGCCGAGCGTGGCGCGCTACTTGTACCGGCCGACGCACACGCGTGAGCGCAGCGAGCAAGTTGCCGCCGAGCGTGCGGCGCAGACGGCCTGGCGCGCCGACGGGGACAAGCTGGCGCTCGCTGTCTGCCGACGCGATGAGCCCGGCGTCCTTGGAGAGGTGAGCCTCACCCTGGCCGATGTCCGCGCCGCCCAGGCCGAGATTGGCTGGACTCTCGACCCGAGTCACGAGGGACACGGCTACGCGACCGAGGCGGCCGCGGCGCTGGCCGGGTTTGCCTTCGACACACTGGGCGTGCACCGGCTCTACGCACGGCTGGATGTGGAGAACACCGGGTCTGTACGGGTCTGTGAGCGCCTCAGGATGCGCCGGGAGGCGCACCTGGTCGAGAACGACCTCGACGGGGATCGCTGGGGCAGCGAGTACATCTACGCGGCGCTGTCCGCGGATCTTGGCAGTCGATCAGGCGAGGGTCTGTACGGTGAACGGTGTAACTCCCGAGCTGGAAGCGACAGTTGA
- a CDS encoding IS110 family transposase, with the protein MTHTTPQITGGVDTHGQTHHAAVIDSVGRHLADQEFPATIRGYRDLLDWIRSHGTLVAVGVEGTGAYGAELARVLTAAGITVIDVDRPDRKTRRMKGKSDPIDAYAAATAVLSGRATGVPKSRDGGVEAVRVLRIARRSAVKARTQAMNQIRGLLVSAPAMLREQVAGLDRAALIRTLARLRPGNDLSRPLAATRAALRRLARRHQAMDAEITELDAEIGPLVEQAAPALLELFGIGPETAGQLLVSAGDNPERMRSEGAFAHLAGVAPIPASSGRTHRHRLNRGGDRAANNALHTIVLTRMRFDDRTRAYVERRTKEGLSKKDIMRCLKRFVAREVYRALTTTPTERTTQTDLVPTA; encoded by the coding sequence CAGGAGTTCCCCGCCACCATCCGCGGCTACCGCGACCTGCTCGACTGGATACGCTCCCACGGCACGCTCGTTGCGGTGGGCGTGGAGGGCACCGGCGCCTACGGGGCCGAGCTCGCCCGCGTGCTGACCGCCGCAGGGATCACAGTCATCGACGTGGACCGCCCAGACCGCAAGACCCGCCGGATGAAGGGCAAGTCCGATCCGATCGACGCCTATGCCGCTGCGACGGCTGTGCTGTCGGGCCGGGCCACCGGCGTCCCCAAGAGCCGGGACGGTGGGGTCGAGGCGGTGCGGGTGCTGCGGATCGCGCGCCGCAGCGCGGTCAAGGCCCGCACCCAGGCCATGAACCAGATCCGCGGGCTGCTCGTCTCGGCGCCCGCGATGCTGCGCGAACAGGTCGCGGGCCTGGACCGCGCCGCGCTGATCCGCACCCTGGCCAGGCTGCGGCCTGGCAATGACCTGTCCCGCCCGCTGGCGGCTACCCGGGCGGCACTGCGCCGGCTCGCCCGCCGTCACCAGGCCATGGACGCCGAGATCACCGAGCTGGACGCGGAGATCGGCCCGCTGGTCGAGCAGGCAGCTCCCGCGCTGCTGGAGCTGTTCGGCATCGGCCCCGAGACCGCGGGCCAGCTGCTGGTCTCGGCCGGGGACAACCCCGAACGCATGCGATCCGAGGGCGCATTCGCGCACCTCGCCGGGGTCGCACCGATCCCGGCCTCCTCAGGACGCACCCACCGCCACCGCCTCAACCGCGGCGGCGACCGGGCCGCCAACAACGCGCTCCACACCATCGTGCTCACCCGCATGCGCTTCGACGACCGCACCCGCGCCTACGTCGAACGCCGCACCAAGGAAGGACTGTCCAAGAAAGACATCATGCGCTGCCTCAAGCGATTCGTCGCCCGCGAGGTCTACCGCGCACTGACCACCACACCCACAGAACGAACCACTCAAACCGACCTCGTTCCAACGGCTTGA